In Cheilinus undulatus linkage group 14, ASM1832078v1, whole genome shotgun sequence, a genomic segment contains:
- the ylpm1 gene encoding YLP motif-containing protein 1 isoform X6 has product MYPSWGNYGGSQPPSYGGPGPRKQPGGGISGQAGFASYEAPASGSMFASLQEQHLQQMQQLQMLHQKQLQSVLHPGSGNNSYGGGHSGSSWHSDGYPMESDSGPPPYYEESEMPGPANRGPPPLPQGNQQPPPPPPQAAPNEAQPVPPPPEPPAVKPPESMAATKAKETNNQTSSKAEENSSNLQQQQQQWYKQHLQNLQKKQEKAKQNQKEGPAPPPPQGKAAPPPPPSEPPKGAPPPPPPKEEPPAPPPPPEEVRPEEPKDPEEAARLQQLQAAAAQWQQVQQQRAGMQYQALMQQHEKLQQILEQYQQIIQQPENLQSMSAETQLRHYEMQQQQFTPLFQNWDCSFALWHEQFKAYPHKDQLQDYEHQWKQWQEQMNATNAHLQERIATLTAMVPYTSVQYGSGMMGQYGQYPGKDMQKQHQTVAPGMQNSPVAGGPRPKGPLPTGFGPTSDSSAGPPVSGNGPAGIVRPPGPSTVQQQGFNNIRGPRGSNPRFGQPQQGFDGPQRFDQPQQRFDGPPQFEQPRNRFDSPSQFEQPRQHLEGPQRFDQPRQRFDGPPRFDQPRQRFDGPPRFDQPRQRFDGPPRFDQPRQRFDGPPRFDQPRQRFDGPPRFDQPRQRFDGPPRFDQPRFGQPRMEQPLRPPGPMSRFERPPGPQEKQLQSPQPKTEPTNKEPTSTDSKTHGKPQTEKDKKDSEMVKPTAEDMTDDNLLNNEGFFVQSDPIPQTLQTDKPEESDNKVSNSSETSKPVKSTSSGTVPSTVVQKNTSTQKPPDKSVGPMTNNKPEIVQKPPGIQQGPQASGQMNSRLDPAKPPPGRGRGQPPAPVTPLGRGRGQPVGEEFRGPNTEPLGEDMEDMSYDYTQPEENYEMPEEQEEYQWEDPSYNEFGGEEEGPSEEIWMPEEDHFYAEEEYYEEPMGGPHRGRGMPPMMRGGPPRGMGVPPFGRGGPPFGRGGPPIGRGGPPFGRGGPPMGRGGPPFGRGGPPVGRGGPPMGRGGPPLGRGGPPMGRGGPPMGRGGPPRGRGGPPMGRGGPPLGRGEPMEMHWEEESAEYPEEGDPYWEERRPPMRGMRPPFPPGRGRPPRGHPGFMPPGRGRPPHPPHGPVDHDPLGHGMKADEAEMDPAMMYHDPHGHPMHPDVGRGRRRVPPPPPHEMLESAEEPLYDGRMEGELGWEPPHSRGPPAPPHEMIDSGGMRRRPMGREMSRGMWRPGPTHEEFEEGYKEGYVEDYGHGEDGYRWHPPPPDYPPEDRHEARYRESEWDRERSPLERDYPHRKAPPDPYRDSRWLEERERERERGLPYPYDEHDRGRELRVREYRDEPPPLPPPPSEWERSRHAPLPERVYPSDFEDRRPRYEDHREGSPIDRPSTLLPAASAASLSESSVDVASQGASGANVLALSQRQHEIILKAAQELKLIRELQEGKTASTEPQPAPADTLPELPAGLLGLEIPADVRNVLKGMSAAAQTTATEATSWTTKPAVTDYQSSLPAASSLQVIPKTVDYGHGHEPGATVERISYGERIVLRPDPVPSDRLYEKEPLGLRDPYSRDPYYDRRSDPYLERREYSRERELYREKLPPEYERERYERERYPPRERDESTQSMVEERSPLASALRTGYRERDRDVRERSRSDSRDRDEHYGRPGYERPPYERTGLDRSGSERYGHSSSPYGDRRSYPEERVPPAAPPLPPPPQPPPRVEKKPEIKNIDDILKPPGRSSRPERIVIIMRGLPGSGKSHVAKLIRDKEVDCGGTPPRVLVLDDYFMTEVEKIEKDPDTGKRVKNKVLEYEYEPEMEDTYRSSMLKTFKKTLDDGFFPFIILDTINDRVKHFDQFWSAAKTKGFEVYLAEITADTQTCGKRNVHGRSLKDIMKMSNNWEPSPRHMVRLDVRSLLQDAAIEEVEMEDFNPDDEPKEAKREEEEEGDLGYIPKSKWEMDTSEAKLDKLDGLGSSGKRKREDMAGLDHFLQLPDDYATRMSEPGKKRVRWADLEEQKDADRKRAIGFVVGQTDWERITDESGQLAQRALNRTKYF; this is encoded by the exons ATGTATCCCTCTTGGGGAAATTATGGAGGATCCCAACCGCCAAGCTATGGAGGACCGGGGCCACGTAAACAGCCTGGCGGTGGCATCTCTGGCCAAGCTGGGTTTGCTAGTTATGAGGCCCCGGCCAGCGGCTCGATGTTCGCCAGCCTTCAGGAGCAACACCTCCAACAGATGCAGCAGCTCCAGATGCTGCACCAGAAACAGCTCCAGTCGGTTTTACACCCCGGCTCCGGTAATAATTCTTACGGTGGGGGTCATTCAGGGTCATCGTGGCATTCAGATGGATACCCGATGGAGTCAGACAGTGGGCCTCCGCCGTACTACGAGGAAAGCGAGATGCCTGGTCCGGCGAATAGGGGTCCCCCTCCTCTTCCACAGGGCAACCAGCAgcctcctccaccacctcctcaaGCTGCCCCCAACGAGGCCCAGCCGGTTCCTCCGCCTCCAGAGCCCCCGGCAGTGAAACCACCAGAGAGCATGGCTGCTACCAAAGCCAAGGAGACCAACAATCAAACTTCATCTAAGGCAGAAGAAAACTCCTCAAACTTGCAG caacagcagcaacagtGGTATAAACAACATCTTCAAAATCTACAGAAGAAGCAAGAAAAAGCCAAACAGAATCAGAAAGAGGGTCCTGCACCACCTCCACCTCAAGGCAAAGCAgctcccccacctcctccatcaGAACCACCGAAAGGTGCACCACCCCCTCCCCCTCCAAAAGAAGAGCCCCcagcacctcctccacctcctgagGAAGTACGG CCTGAGGAGCCTAAAGACCCAGAGGAGGCTGCTCGCCTCCAGCAATTACAGGCCGCTGCAGCACAGTGGCAACaggtgcagcagcagagagcaggTATGCAATACCAGGCTCTCATGCAACAGCACGAAAAGCTTCAGCAGATCCTGGAACAATACCAGCAAATAATTCAGCAACCTGAAAATCTACAG TCAATGTCAGCTGAAACACAGCTGAGGCACTATGAAATGCAACAGCAGCAGTTCACCCCTTTGTTCCAAAATTGGGATTGCTCCTTTGCCCTATGGCATGAACAGTTCAAAGCTTATCCCCACAAAGACCAACTACAAGACTATGAGCACCAGTGGAAGCAGTGGCAGGAGCAGATGAATGCCACCAATGCCCATCTTCAGGAGAGGATTGCCACTTTAACTGCCATGGTGCCATATACTTCAGTGCAGTATGGTAGTGGGATGATGGGGCAGTATGGCCAGTACCCTGGGAAAGACATGCAAAAGCAGCATCAGACAGTAGCCCCTGGTATGCAAAATTCCCCTGTTGCTGGGGGTCCTAGACCTAAAGGGCCACTTCCCACTGGCTTTGGGCCAACATCAGATTCATCTGCTGGACCTCCTGTAAGTGGAAATGGTCCTGCAGGCATTGTCAGACCCCCAGGCCCCTCCACAGTTCAGCAGCAAGGTTTCAACAACATAAGAGGTCCACG CGGAAGCAATCCTAGGTTTGGCCAGCCACAGCAAGGTTTTGATGGTCCCCAAAGATTTGATCAACCACAGCAGCGATTTGATGGCCCCCCTCAATTTGAACAACCAAGAAATCGCTTTGATAGTCCCTCTCAATTTGAACAACCAAGGCAGCACCTTGAGGGACCTCAAAGATTTGACCAACCAAGGCAGCGTTTCGATGGTCCTCCAAGGTTTGACCAACCAAGGCAGCGTTTTGATGGTCCTCCAAGATTTGACCAACCGAGGCAGCGCTTTGATGGTCCTCCGAGATTTGACCAACCAAGGCAGCGCTTTGATGGTCCTCCAAGATTTGACCAACCAAGGCAGCGGTTTGATGGTCCTCCGAGATTTGACCAACCGAGGCAACGCTTTGATGGTCCTCCAAGATTTGACCAACCTCGTTTTGGGCAGCCTAGGATGGAACAGCCTCTGAGGCCTCCTGGACCCATGTCTCGTTTTGAACGCCCACCAGGACCACAggaaaaacaattacaaagtcCCCAACCTAAGACCGAACCAACCAATAAAGAACCTACAAGTACAGATTCCAAAACTCATGGGAAGccacagactgaaaaagataaaaaagattCAGAAATGGTTAAGCCCACTGCTGAAGACATGACAGATGATAACTTGCTAAATAATGAGGGCTTTTTTGTCCAAAGCGACCCTATTCCCCAGACATTACAAACAGATAAACCAGAGGAATCTGATAATAAGGTTTCTAACAGTAGTGAAACCTCCAAACCTGTGAAGAGCACATCTTCTGGAACTGTTCCTTCTACTGTAGTACAAAAAAATACTTCTACACAAAAGCCTCCTGATAAATCTGTAGGGCCAATGACAAACAATAAACCTGAAATTGTTCAAAAGCCTCCTGGAATTCAACAAGGGCCACAAGCCTCTGGCCAGATGAACTCAAGACTAGATCCTGCGAAGCCCCCTCCTGGAAGAGGACGAGGCCAGCCCCCAGCACCAGTTACCCCTCTTGGACGAGGAAGAGGGCAGCCAGTTGGTGAAGAGTTCAGGGGGCCTAATACTGAACCACTTGGGGAGGATATGGAAGACATGTCGTACGACTACACGCAACCTGAAGAGAACTATGAGATGCCAGAAGAGCAGGAAGAATATCAGTGGGAAGATCCCTCGTACAATGAGTTTGGTGGTGAGGAAGAGGGACCCTCTGAGGAAATTTGGATGCCAGAGGAAGATCACTTCTATGCAGAGGAAGAGTATTATGAGGAACCCATGGGAGGGCCCCATAGGGGAAGAGGAATGCCTCCAATGATGAGGGGAGGGCCTCCTAGGGGAATGGGAGTCCCACCTTTTGGAAGAGGTGGTCCTCCTTTTGGAAGAGGAGGTCCACCGATAGGTAGAGGGGGACCACCTTTTGGAAGAGGAGGTCCACCTATGGGCAGAGGGGGGCCCCCATTTGGAAGAGGTGGTCCACCTGTGGGTAGAGGAGGTCCTCCTATGGGTAGAGGAGGCCCTCCCTTGGGTAGAGGAGGCCCTCCCATGGGAAGAGGAGGCCCTCCCATGGGAAGAGGAGGACCACCCAGGGGAAGAGGTGGCCCACCTATGGGAAGAGGAGGCCCTCCCTTGGGAAGAGGAGAACCAATGGAAATGCACTGGGAAGAAGAGTCAGCTGAGTACCCAGAGGAAGGTGATCCCTACTGGGAGGAGAGGAGACCTCCAATGAGAGGCATGAGACCACCATTTCCACCTGGCCGGGGTCGTCCCCCTCGTGGTCATCCTGGTTTTATGCCTCCAGGACGGGGACGCCCCCCTCACCCACCACATGGGCCAGTGGATCACGATCCATTAGGCCACGGAATGAAGGCTGATGAGGCAGAAATGGATCCAGCTATGATGTACCATGACCCCCATGGCCATCCAATGCACCCTGATGTAGGAAGAGGCAGGCGTCGTgtgccaccaccaccacctcatGAAATGTTGGAGTCTGCTGAGGAGCCTTTGTATGATGGAAGAATGGAGGGAGAGTTAGGGTGGGAGCCGCCACACAGCAGGGGACCTCCTGCACCTCCACATGAGATGATTGATTCAGGAGGAATGAGGAGGAGACCAATGGGTAGAGAGATGAGCAGAGGGATGTGGCGGCCTGGTCCAACACATGAAGAATTTGAAGAAGGATATAAAGAAGGTTATGTTGAGGATTATGGTCATGGGGAAGATGGATATCGTTGGCACCCCCCACCACCAGACTATCCCCCAGAAGATCGTCATGAGGCACGGTACCGTGAGTCTGAGTGGGACAGAGAGCGTTCGCCCCTTGAAAGAGACTATCCCCATCGCAAGGCACCACCAGACCCCTACAGAGATAGCCGCTGGCTggaggaaagagaaagagaacgGGAACGTGGACTCCCATATCCGTATGATGAGCATGACAGAGGTAGAGAGCTTAGAGTCCGTGAATACAGAGATGAGCCACCCCCGTTGCCTCCACCACCTTCAGAATGGGAAAGATCAAGACATGCTCCACTACCTGAGAGAGTGTAtccttctgactttgaagatcGCAGACCTCGCTATGAGGATCACAGGGAAGGGTCACCTATAGATAGACCTTCAACTTTACttcctgctgcatctgctgCAAGCTTGTCGGAGAGCTCAGTTGATGTGGCATCACAAGGAGCAAGCGGAGCAAATGTACTTGCTCTCTCCCAGCGTCAGCATGAGATCATCTTGAAAGCAGCTCAAGAGCTTAAACTTATAAG AGAATTGCAGGAAGGAAAGACAGCTAGTACTGAACCTCAGCCTGCACCAGCTGACACCTTGCCTGAGCTTCCTGCTGGTCTTCTTGGTTTGGAGATTCCAGCAGATGTCAGGAACGTGTTAAAG GGTATGAGTGCAGCTGCACAAACAACTGCAACTGAAGCTACATCATGGACAACAAAGCCTGCTGTAACAGATTACCAGTCATCTCTTCCTGCTGCATCCTCACTTCAAGTGATCCCAAAAACTGTGGATTACGGGCATGGCCATG AGCCTGGAGCAACAGTTGAGCGTATTTCTTATGGTGAGAGAATAGTATTGAGGCCTGATCCAGTGCCATCAGACAGACTCTATGAAAAAG AGCCTCTTGGTCTCAGAGATCCTTACAGCAGAGACCCATATTATGACAGAAGATCTGACCCTTACCTGGAACGCCGGGAATACAGCAGGGAACGGGAACTGTACAGGGAGAAGCTTCCACCTGAATATGAAAGAGAAAGATATGAGAGGGAGCGCTACCCCCCTAGAGAGAGGGATGAAAG CACACAGTCCATGGTTGAGGAAAG GTCTCCACTGGCATCTGCTTTACGTACGGGATACAGGGAGAGAGACCGGGATGTCAGAGAGCGGTCACGAAGTGACAGTCGAGATCGAGATGAACATTATGGGAGGCCTGGCTACGAGAGACCTCCATACGAGAGAACTGGACTGGACCGCAGTGGTTCTGAACGTTATGGCCATAGCTCCTCACCTTACG GGGACAGGAGAAGTTATCCTGAAGAGCGTGTGCCTCCAGCTGCACCACCTctcccacctccaccccagcctcctccccGAGTCGAGAAGAAGCCAGAAATCAAGAACATTGACGATATCCTCAAACCACCTGGCAGATCATCAAGGCCTGAGAGG ATTGTAATAATCATGAGAGGGCTTCCAGGAAGTGGAAAGAGCCACGTTGCAAAGCTCATACGG GACAAAGAAGTTGATTGTGGTGGCACACCTCCAAGAGTTCTTGTCCTTGATGACTATTTCATGACGGAGGTTGAGAAAATAGAGAAAGACCCAGACACAGGGAAAAGGGTCAAAAACAAG GTTCTCGAGTATGAGTATGAGCCAGAGATGGAGGATACCTACCGGAGCAGCATGCTTAAAACTTTTAAGAAAACTCTGGATGACGGCTTTTTCCCCTTCATCATTTTGGACACTATTAATGACAGGGTGAAACATTTCGATCAGTTCTGGAGCGCAGCCAAAACAAAAGGCTTCGAG GTGTACCTGGCTGAAATCACTGCAGACACCCAGACGTGTGGAAAGAGAAATGTCCATGGGCGTAGTCTTAAGGATATAATGAAG ATGTCAAACAACTGGGAACCTTCTCCACGTCACATGGTGCGCCTGGATGTCCGGTCCCTTCTTCAGGATGCTGCCATAGAAGAG GTGGAAATGGAAGACTTCAATCCAGATGATGAGCCCAAGGAAGccaagagagaggaggaagaagaaggagatCTG